A genomic stretch from Setaria italica strain Yugu1 chromosome VII, Setaria_italica_v2.0, whole genome shotgun sequence includes:
- the LOC101767386 gene encoding wall-associated receptor kinase 2 isoform X2, whose amino-acid sequence MPSLVPKLAQVLWLASALAAIHPVVGALPQPSSNCQRRCGQLEIPYPFGIGSGDSPDHCAMPGFYLNCSDFRTFLGNVEVLNISIQNSTARMRVTMASSCYNTSTKDMDYDARALNLTGTPYRLSDTANKFTVVGCRTLAYIADQDNVGKYASGCVSICRRGDVSILTDGSCSGIGCCQTAIPKGLQYYKVWFARRFNTSQIYNISRCSYAALVEASNFTFSTSNSQCFNSTNGQGYVCNCSKGFQGNPYLVDGCQDVDECKDLETNPCSVKEACKNTHGGFECTCPRQSPKGNAYNGTCEKDQSIPLTVTIPIGIFGCLLVGLLLFLIKEWIKHKRRIIRHEYLKKMNECFQQNGGQLLMDMMKVESNNLFQLYDREEIEVATNNFDNRSIIGEGGQGTVYIGQNLDAQNNPVAIKICKGFDESRRREFGQELLILSRVKHENIVQLLGCSLQFEAPVLVYEYVPNQTLHYLIHRQDDASIRTLEIRLKIATEIATALAYLHSLSHPIFHGDIKSVNILIGHNLSAKLSDFGCSMIRSADDNVQVVKGTMGYLDPEYLLNFELTDKSDVYSFGVVLLELLTRRTALSETKESLVSVFTEAMKEGKLVELIDTELANQENMDLLHQMAALARECLAMTGQHRPMMSQVAEELQRLAGPVPQRTRLFHGVNALMLQGRSFNNAAGDYTTEESTDYYNLQEKASMSTEFAR is encoded by the exons GCGCTGCCGCAGCCAAGTAGCAACTGCCAGAGAAGATGTGGCCAACTCGAGATCCCCTACCCGTTTGGCATCGGATCAGGCGACTCGCCTGACCACTGTGCCATGCCTGGCTTCTACCTGAACTGCAGCGACTTCAGGACATTTCTTGGTAATGTCGAGGTGCTTAACATCTCGATACAAAACAGCACTGCACGGATGAGGGTGACCATGGCCTCATCTTGCTACAACACCTCCACTAAGGACATGGACTACGACGCTCGGGCGTTGAACCTTACAGGTACACCCTACAGGCTCTCCGACACGGCGAACAAGTTCACGGTTGTTGGGTGCAGAACATTGGCATACATTGCTGATCAGGACAACGTGGGAAAGTACGCGAGCGGCTGCGTGTCCATATGCAGGCGAGGTGATGTGAGCATCCTCACCGATGGCTCATGCTCTGGAATTGGCTGCTGCCAGACAGCCATCCCCAAGGGGCTACAATACTACAAAGTGTGGTTCGCACGACGCTTCAACACATCCCAGATCTACAACATCAGCCGCTGCAGCTACGCGGCGCTGGTCGAGGCATCCAACTTTACATTCTCCACAAG CAACAGCCAGTGCTTCAATTCCACAAACGGGCAAGGCTACGTCTGCAATTGCTCCAAAGGGTTCCAAGGCAATCCATACCTTGTCGACGGATGCCAAG ATGTTGATGAGTGCAAGGATCTGGAAACCAACCCTTGCTCTGTGAAGGAAGCTTGCAAGAATACTCATGGTGGATTTGAATGTACTTGTCCTCGACAGTCCCCAAAAGGCAACGCCTACAACGGGACATGTGAGAAAGACCAATCAATTCCACTTACAGTCACAATTCCAATAG GAATTTTTGGCTGTCTTTTGGTTGGTCTTTTACTTTTCCTTATTAAAGAATGGATCAAGCACAAACGACGAATAATCAGGCACGAATACCTAAAGAAAATGAACGAATGTTTTCAACAGAACGGTGGCCAACTTCTAATGGATATGATGAAAGTAGAGAGTAACAATTTATTTCAGTTGTATGACCGGGAAGAAATTGAGGTGGCCACAAACAACTTCGACAACAGATCAATCATTGGAGAAGGTGGTCAGGGAACCGTTTATATAGGGCAAAATCTTGATGCACAAAACAATCCTGTTGCAATCAAGATCTGCAAGGGATTCGATGAGAGTAGGAGAAGGGAATTTGGTCAGGAGCTGCTTATACTTTCTCGAGTAAAACATGAAAACATTGTCCAGCTTCTGGGTTGCAGCTTGCAGTTTGAAGCTCCAGTTCTGGTGTACGAATATGTGCCGAATCAAACCCTGCACTACCTGATCCATAGACAAGATGATGCATCCATCAGAACTCTGGAAATCCGTCTTAAAATTGCCACTGAAATTGCTACTGCACTAGCATACCTACATTCACTTAGTCACCCTATCTTCCATGGAGATATCAAATCTGTCAACATTCTTATAGGCCACAATCTCTCCGCTAAACTTTCTGATTTCGGATGCTCAATGATTAGGTCTGCTGATGACAATGTTCAAGTAGTGAAGGGGACAATGGGCTACTTAGATCCAGAGTACCTTTTGAACTTTGAGCTTACTGATAAGAGTGATGTTTACAGTTTTGGTGTTGTTCTTTTGGAGCTCCTAACACGTAGGACGGCACTGTCCGAAACAAAGGAGAGCCTCGTGTCTGTCTTCACGGAAGCCATGAAGGAGGGCAAGCTTGTGGAGCTTATAGATACGGAGTTAGCCAACCAAGAAAACATGGATTTATTACATCAAATGGCTGCATTAGCAAGAGAATGCTTGGCCATGACTGGTCAACATCGACCAATGATGAGCCAGGTAGCCGAGGAACTCCAACGATTGGCAGGCCCAGTGCCACAGCGCACTCGACTGTTTCATGGTGTTAACGCACTCATGTTGCAGGGACGGTCGTTTAACAATGCAGCAGGTGACTATACTACTGAAGAAAGTACAGATTACTACAACCTCCAGGAGAAAGCCTCCATGAGCACAGAGTTTGCACGATGA
- the LOC101767386 gene encoding wall-associated receptor kinase 2 isoform X1, which translates to MPSLVPKLAQVLWLASALAAIHPVVGALPQPSSNCQRRCGQLEIPYPFGIGSGDSPDHCAMPGFYLNCSDFRTFLGNVEVLNISIQNSTARMRVTMASSCYNTSTKDMDYDARALNLTGTPYRLSDTANKFTVVGCRTLAYIADQDNVGKYASGCVSICRRGDVSILTDGSCSGIGCCQTAIPKGLQYYKVWFARRFNTSQIYNISRCSYAALVEASNFTFSTRYATSSAFYDTYGRKPPLVVDWAIGNGTCEEARNKPGSYACVSSNSQCFNSTNGQGYVCNCSKGFQGNPYLVDGCQDVDECKDLETNPCSVKEACKNTHGGFECTCPRQSPKGNAYNGTCEKDQSIPLTVTIPIGIFGCLLVGLLLFLIKEWIKHKRRIIRHEYLKKMNECFQQNGGQLLMDMMKVESNNLFQLYDREEIEVATNNFDNRSIIGEGGQGTVYIGQNLDAQNNPVAIKICKGFDESRRREFGQELLILSRVKHENIVQLLGCSLQFEAPVLVYEYVPNQTLHYLIHRQDDASIRTLEIRLKIATEIATALAYLHSLSHPIFHGDIKSVNILIGHNLSAKLSDFGCSMIRSADDNVQVVKGTMGYLDPEYLLNFELTDKSDVYSFGVVLLELLTRRTALSETKESLVSVFTEAMKEGKLVELIDTELANQENMDLLHQMAALARECLAMTGQHRPMMSQVAEELQRLAGPVPQRTRLFHGVNALMLQGRSFNNAAGDYTTEESTDYYNLQEKASMSTEFAR; encoded by the exons GCGCTGCCGCAGCCAAGTAGCAACTGCCAGAGAAGATGTGGCCAACTCGAGATCCCCTACCCGTTTGGCATCGGATCAGGCGACTCGCCTGACCACTGTGCCATGCCTGGCTTCTACCTGAACTGCAGCGACTTCAGGACATTTCTTGGTAATGTCGAGGTGCTTAACATCTCGATACAAAACAGCACTGCACGGATGAGGGTGACCATGGCCTCATCTTGCTACAACACCTCCACTAAGGACATGGACTACGACGCTCGGGCGTTGAACCTTACAGGTACACCCTACAGGCTCTCCGACACGGCGAACAAGTTCACGGTTGTTGGGTGCAGAACATTGGCATACATTGCTGATCAGGACAACGTGGGAAAGTACGCGAGCGGCTGCGTGTCCATATGCAGGCGAGGTGATGTGAGCATCCTCACCGATGGCTCATGCTCTGGAATTGGCTGCTGCCAGACAGCCATCCCCAAGGGGCTACAATACTACAAAGTGTGGTTCGCACGACGCTTCAACACATCCCAGATCTACAACATCAGCCGCTGCAGCTACGCGGCGCTGGTCGAGGCATCCAACTTTACATTCTCCACAAGGTATGCTACATCGTCGGCGTTCTATGACACTTATGGCAGGAAGCCGCCGTTAGTGGTGGACTGGGCTATCGGAAATGGAACGTGTGAGGAAGCCCGTAACAAGCCTGGATCCTATGCTTGTGTCAGCAGCAACAGCCAGTGCTTCAATTCCACAAACGGGCAAGGCTACGTCTGCAATTGCTCCAAAGGGTTCCAAGGCAATCCATACCTTGTCGACGGATGCCAAG ATGTTGATGAGTGCAAGGATCTGGAAACCAACCCTTGCTCTGTGAAGGAAGCTTGCAAGAATACTCATGGTGGATTTGAATGTACTTGTCCTCGACAGTCCCCAAAAGGCAACGCCTACAACGGGACATGTGAGAAAGACCAATCAATTCCACTTACAGTCACAATTCCAATAG GAATTTTTGGCTGTCTTTTGGTTGGTCTTTTACTTTTCCTTATTAAAGAATGGATCAAGCACAAACGACGAATAATCAGGCACGAATACCTAAAGAAAATGAACGAATGTTTTCAACAGAACGGTGGCCAACTTCTAATGGATATGATGAAAGTAGAGAGTAACAATTTATTTCAGTTGTATGACCGGGAAGAAATTGAGGTGGCCACAAACAACTTCGACAACAGATCAATCATTGGAGAAGGTGGTCAGGGAACCGTTTATATAGGGCAAAATCTTGATGCACAAAACAATCCTGTTGCAATCAAGATCTGCAAGGGATTCGATGAGAGTAGGAGAAGGGAATTTGGTCAGGAGCTGCTTATACTTTCTCGAGTAAAACATGAAAACATTGTCCAGCTTCTGGGTTGCAGCTTGCAGTTTGAAGCTCCAGTTCTGGTGTACGAATATGTGCCGAATCAAACCCTGCACTACCTGATCCATAGACAAGATGATGCATCCATCAGAACTCTGGAAATCCGTCTTAAAATTGCCACTGAAATTGCTACTGCACTAGCATACCTACATTCACTTAGTCACCCTATCTTCCATGGAGATATCAAATCTGTCAACATTCTTATAGGCCACAATCTCTCCGCTAAACTTTCTGATTTCGGATGCTCAATGATTAGGTCTGCTGATGACAATGTTCAAGTAGTGAAGGGGACAATGGGCTACTTAGATCCAGAGTACCTTTTGAACTTTGAGCTTACTGATAAGAGTGATGTTTACAGTTTTGGTGTTGTTCTTTTGGAGCTCCTAACACGTAGGACGGCACTGTCCGAAACAAAGGAGAGCCTCGTGTCTGTCTTCACGGAAGCCATGAAGGAGGGCAAGCTTGTGGAGCTTATAGATACGGAGTTAGCCAACCAAGAAAACATGGATTTATTACATCAAATGGCTGCATTAGCAAGAGAATGCTTGGCCATGACTGGTCAACATCGACCAATGATGAGCCAGGTAGCCGAGGAACTCCAACGATTGGCAGGCCCAGTGCCACAGCGCACTCGACTGTTTCATGGTGTTAACGCACTCATGTTGCAGGGACGGTCGTTTAACAATGCAGCAGGTGACTATACTACTGAAGAAAGTACAGATTACTACAACCTCCAGGAGAAAGCCTCCATGAGCACAGAGTTTGCACGATGA
- the LOC101767386 gene encoding wall-associated receptor kinase 3 isoform X3: MPSLVPKLAQVLWLASALAAIHPVVGALPQPSSNCQRRCGQLEIPYPFGIGSGDSPDHCAMPGFYLNCSDFRTFLGTPYRLSDTANKFTVVGCRTLAYIADQDNVGKYASGCVSICRRGDVSILTDGSCSGIGCCQTAIPKGLQYYKVWFARRFNTSQIYNISRCSYAALVEASNFTFSTRYATSSAFYDTYGRKPPLVVDWAIGNGTCEEARNKPGSYACVSSNSQCFNSTNGQGYVCNCSKGFQGNPYLVDGCQDVDECKDLETNPCSVKEACKNTHGGFECTCPRQSPKGNAYNGTCEKDQSIPLTVTIPIGIFGCLLVGLLLFLIKEWIKHKRRIIRHEYLKKMNECFQQNGGQLLMDMMKVESNNLFQLYDREEIEVATNNFDNRSIIGEGGQGTVYIGQNLDAQNNPVAIKICKGFDESRRREFGQELLILSRVKHENIVQLLGCSLQFEAPVLVYEYVPNQTLHYLIHRQDDASIRTLEIRLKIATEIATALAYLHSLSHPIFHGDIKSVNILIGHNLSAKLSDFGCSMIRSADDNVQVVKGTMGYLDPEYLLNFELTDKSDVYSFGVVLLELLTRRTALSETKESLVSVFTEAMKEGKLVELIDTELANQENMDLLHQMAALARECLAMTGQHRPMMSQVAEELQRLAGPVPQRTRLFHGVNALMLQGRSFNNAAGDYTTEESTDYYNLQEKASMSTEFAR, encoded by the exons GCGCTGCCGCAGCCAAGTAGCAACTGCCAGAGAAGATGTGGCCAACTCGAGATCCCCTACCCGTTTGGCATCGGATCAGGCGACTCGCCTGACCACTGTGCCATGCCTGGCTTCTACCTGAACTGCAGCGACTTCAGGACATTTCTTG GTACACCCTACAGGCTCTCCGACACGGCGAACAAGTTCACGGTTGTTGGGTGCAGAACATTGGCATACATTGCTGATCAGGACAACGTGGGAAAGTACGCGAGCGGCTGCGTGTCCATATGCAGGCGAGGTGATGTGAGCATCCTCACCGATGGCTCATGCTCTGGAATTGGCTGCTGCCAGACAGCCATCCCCAAGGGGCTACAATACTACAAAGTGTGGTTCGCACGACGCTTCAACACATCCCAGATCTACAACATCAGCCGCTGCAGCTACGCGGCGCTGGTCGAGGCATCCAACTTTACATTCTCCACAAGGTATGCTACATCGTCGGCGTTCTATGACACTTATGGCAGGAAGCCGCCGTTAGTGGTGGACTGGGCTATCGGAAATGGAACGTGTGAGGAAGCCCGTAACAAGCCTGGATCCTATGCTTGTGTCAGCAGCAACAGCCAGTGCTTCAATTCCACAAACGGGCAAGGCTACGTCTGCAATTGCTCCAAAGGGTTCCAAGGCAATCCATACCTTGTCGACGGATGCCAAG ATGTTGATGAGTGCAAGGATCTGGAAACCAACCCTTGCTCTGTGAAGGAAGCTTGCAAGAATACTCATGGTGGATTTGAATGTACTTGTCCTCGACAGTCCCCAAAAGGCAACGCCTACAACGGGACATGTGAGAAAGACCAATCAATTCCACTTACAGTCACAATTCCAATAG GAATTTTTGGCTGTCTTTTGGTTGGTCTTTTACTTTTCCTTATTAAAGAATGGATCAAGCACAAACGACGAATAATCAGGCACGAATACCTAAAGAAAATGAACGAATGTTTTCAACAGAACGGTGGCCAACTTCTAATGGATATGATGAAAGTAGAGAGTAACAATTTATTTCAGTTGTATGACCGGGAAGAAATTGAGGTGGCCACAAACAACTTCGACAACAGATCAATCATTGGAGAAGGTGGTCAGGGAACCGTTTATATAGGGCAAAATCTTGATGCACAAAACAATCCTGTTGCAATCAAGATCTGCAAGGGATTCGATGAGAGTAGGAGAAGGGAATTTGGTCAGGAGCTGCTTATACTTTCTCGAGTAAAACATGAAAACATTGTCCAGCTTCTGGGTTGCAGCTTGCAGTTTGAAGCTCCAGTTCTGGTGTACGAATATGTGCCGAATCAAACCCTGCACTACCTGATCCATAGACAAGATGATGCATCCATCAGAACTCTGGAAATCCGTCTTAAAATTGCCACTGAAATTGCTACTGCACTAGCATACCTACATTCACTTAGTCACCCTATCTTCCATGGAGATATCAAATCTGTCAACATTCTTATAGGCCACAATCTCTCCGCTAAACTTTCTGATTTCGGATGCTCAATGATTAGGTCTGCTGATGACAATGTTCAAGTAGTGAAGGGGACAATGGGCTACTTAGATCCAGAGTACCTTTTGAACTTTGAGCTTACTGATAAGAGTGATGTTTACAGTTTTGGTGTTGTTCTTTTGGAGCTCCTAACACGTAGGACGGCACTGTCCGAAACAAAGGAGAGCCTCGTGTCTGTCTTCACGGAAGCCATGAAGGAGGGCAAGCTTGTGGAGCTTATAGATACGGAGTTAGCCAACCAAGAAAACATGGATTTATTACATCAAATGGCTGCATTAGCAAGAGAATGCTTGGCCATGACTGGTCAACATCGACCAATGATGAGCCAGGTAGCCGAGGAACTCCAACGATTGGCAGGCCCAGTGCCACAGCGCACTCGACTGTTTCATGGTGTTAACGCACTCATGTTGCAGGGACGGTCGTTTAACAATGCAGCAGGTGACTATACTACTGAAGAAAGTACAGATTACTACAACCTCCAGGAGAAAGCCTCCATGAGCACAGAGTTTGCACGATGA